DNA from Vitis vinifera cultivar Pinot Noir 40024 chromosome 19, ASM3070453v1:
tgctatgaaaaaaaaaagatatgccTTCACATCCATCTATTTAAGCTCAAGATCTAAGCTAGCTACTAACCTCAAAGCAATCTTGATGAATCTTTCTCTTTGGAGaaaaatttgcatttttttcccAAAGCCTATAACCAGCTTCATTATCACACTCCAAGGTCTGAAGTTATGACTCAACTGAACTATAGAAGATGTAATAATGTTTATATCAATTAGATTAGTGCCATTCATATCTCATTTATTATTTCGATTTACCATTGATTTAAGTGGCAATCATTGCAACCATAGTGGGCAACAAGTCAACATAAAGCTTAAAAATTTCAGGGCCTTCAACCAATTCTTCATGCCTTATTACGAATGATCACTATTCCTAATTTATGGCTATAAACACTCCTTTATAAAAGCTTTATGAGTTTAAGAAAGTGCATCTCCTCTAACCTATTGACGTTGGCACCCAATTCTAGTAGTAGGGAACTACTCGATTCTTTTATTGATGCCATCATTGTACGATGTCTCATGTTCCACGTTCTATCGCACCTTGTAAATATTCTAAGGTAAGAAAATATTATCGTGCCATGTACGTTCttctattaacaaaaaaaaacttatcaacCTACAAGAATCATACTACCATAAATATCGCACAAATGTTCTTGAGCCGTTGGATTCTTTCATCATATCACATGCTTGTACACAGTTTCACTTCCAAGGATTTgaagaagaattaaaatattgGTCAAAGAGGGGCATGTGGTTGGTCACCAAGAACAAAAACTGTGAGAGCTGAATCCTAttaataaatctcccattacgTACCCGAAAAGTTAAGTCACCTGTGTCATGGAAGATTTCAGCTTTCTCGTTTTTTTACTCTTTTGTTTATGGTTGAGATTTCTTCTTCAGCCAGCTTCCATGCCATAAAGTGGTGGTTGCCTTCAACCCCAACGTGTCACCGACGCACCCGTGTCGGCGACGACACCTCAGacccacccacccacccaccaCCCACAAACCGACACCACCTCTCCCTCTCCTTTTTTTGtacatttaaaaaagaaaaaaatgaagggtGAAAACAAAGATATATTCAGAACCTCCATATTTCTCTCTCCACCGCCCACTTCTGGCTTCTCCCTTTTCGCTACTTATCTTTCTCTCCTTCCGCCTCCCTCacatttctctctctttctcctcgttttccttttttttttctctctctctctctgatcTCTCTCTGCGTCCCTACGCCACCGCTTTTTCCGGCCGAGAAGAAACACCGCCGCAATGGGTCGCTTCTTCTCCTGCTTGACCAGAGGCGGCTCTGCCACCAGCAAGACTAAGGACTCTTCCGAAGGAGACCACTCCGCGGGGGCCGATGAGGGAGGGGCAGTGGCGGCGGCGGCGGTGGTGGTGGAGCTGTTCTCGTCGCAGGGGTGCGCGACGTCGCCGGAGGCGGAGCTGCTGATTTCTAGGCTAGGGAGGGGGGATTTTGGGCTGGGCCGGCCGGTTATGGTGTTGGCGTACCATGTGGACTACTGGGACCATATGGGCTGGAAGGACCCATTTGGGTCGAGCCAGTGGACCGTGCGGCAAAAGGCCTATGTTGAGGCCCTAAAGCTTGACACCTTGTTCACTCCCCAGGTTGTGGTCCAGGGGAAGGCCCACTGCGTTGGGAATGACGAGGAGGCTTTGCTCTCATCCATTGGAGCTGCACCTCCAATCCCTGCTCCTACCCTCCAGGTTAGTATAGTCGTAGTCcctttataaatattattgcaTGATTTTTGCATCTCAGACATGTGCTAAGATTCTCTCTATCAGGTTCACTAGGAAtcgttcctttttttttttttttttcctgttgaTAGCTGTGTATGTTGAAATCCCCGGTTCTTCTTGTTCCTTAGTAGGTGGAAATGAACTTCCAGAGAGAGATATAGGCCTTTTTTCTTGATGCACTGCCTtatgacaattttattttaacaggCAACCTTCCAAAGGCCTTCACCGGACACCTTACGAGTCTCCATAACAGGTGCTCTAAGGACAAAGGTGGACAGTAATGGTGCTGATGTCCTGGTGGCTCTGTATGAGAATGGGCTGATGACCGACTGCCCAAAGGGAGAGAACAAAGGCCGTGTCCTATCCAATGACTTTGTAGTTCGGAGACTTGAGAAGCTCTGCACTGTTAAAGACATCTCTGCCAAGAAGACGGTAACTGGAACTGTTAACCTCACTCTGTGGGATAGTTTCAATAGCAGCAAATGTGGCATTGCTGTCTTTGTCCAAAACAAGTCTTATCATATTTTTGGTTCTCAGAACTTTGAACTGCCTGATAATCTATAGAAGGTTGAATGGCTGATCTTTTATTCACCGTCATATTCCAGCTCCTTGACTATGTACAGGGGACATGTTCTGTTCTAGAGTCTCGACTTTGTTGTTTGTCTACCTATTTCATATTTTAGGAGGTCGAGAGAGGGAGAGAATTCACATTCATGTATGAAGTTCCATTTCTGATTTGGACCTGAATGTTTATCTGAATTTCTATTTTGGTGTGAGACTAGTAAATGCTTTGGCTTTGAGCTATATCGACTCGCATCACCGCCTTAATGCAATGGCATCTAGGAAGCAGGGCTAACAGCATAAATGCAAGTATGCATCTTATACTCTGCACCCATTTCCCAATTCTACATGATATTATAATATTCATTATGCATACTGTTAAAGCTAATTTCTTTGATTAGCTCGACCCCACGGCCCCTGTATGGCTGTATCTCCTTCGTGTTATTTTATATGTGATGCATTTAGCTTGACTAGTAAACAGCAAATTATGTTGAATCCTAGAGCTTTTCTGGATTTGATAGTATGGTTCTAGCTAAATTGCAATCATATATTGGACTATAGCAGCCAGATATACTTGTTAAAAATACATATCATAACTTTGAATTACAAGATGTTACTTGAGATTTTAGGTAGTTAAGCTCAATCCTGTTTTTATATACAGCTTCTGGGGGTCATTGAGAGTGGGATAGTGTGTCTCCATGGACCTTTCTCCCTGGTCCCAAAAGGGCTTCAGAGGGCGGCCCTCAATTGGGTCCCCAGCAGCTCAAATAAACTACCAACCTCAAAGATTCCTCTGCATCACTCTGCTCCTTACCTTTGGTAACCTGCTTTGATGCATCGAAAGGACCCAGACGGGGTCTCGCCTGAAAGACCGATGACCCTATTGCCATCCATCTCTGCTTCACAGCAGATGATTGAAGTTTGATCAGATGATCTTTGAGCCCAAGTGCTGCCCCCAGTGTAAGAACAATGCAGACGCTGTCTAAAGGCCTCATCTTTAAGCTTCAGAAAAGATCATAAGAAGAGAGGTCTCGTGAGTCGTGTAGAGGTGTTGGGGATGAGGTCTATGTGCATATATACATACACCTTATAAAGGAAAGGTTTTTTGTAAGTGGTATGTGAATACCACTGGAGAAAACCAGCAACCCCTTAATATGTAAAGGCAGAGGCCATATTTGTGTGGCCTTAGTTTTCTCTTCAGGATTACATTTCCTATTCACTTGAGTAGGAAATCCATGAAATGCACTGCACATGGACTTGTACTCAATGTCGCCTTCTCAACTTTGTTTTTTCTCACTTTAGTTATATGGGTTCTCATTTGTACCTTGTGATGAGGTCCCTACCATTCACCAGCCCCCTTATCCTGGATGGGTACAGAGCCTCACAGTAATCAACAGTTCCCTTCAAAATGGTGGTTTTTAATGTTCACTCAATCGCACACCCGAgtagaaataaagaaagaataaagATTTTAACATGGTTCAGCAGTCAAGATGATCCCTATGTCCATGGAGCGTCTCAACACTCAAGAATCCATTAATCAAGATGGTGAAGCTTCTCCTTCTCTTCGTAATTGTGGCCGCACGCACAACTCTCCCTTTCTTTATCGGATCGTTAAATCATAAGAGGATTAAAATATAACAAAGGCAAACTCATCATTCAATAGGGACCCTACGAGCTCAATGGGGAACTCAACCCTCAATCCTCAACATCATAAAACTGACGCAAGCTTCACAATCCAAAAGTGCTTATATAAGTCCGTactggtttttattttttctgttcttGATATCTGTTACAAGGTAAGAACATCTGGGCTGGGCTGGACTGGGTCGGGCTGATTCCGGGCTTTGGCCTGGGCTGCTGTGCCAAACAAATTTTCATGCCCGAGGAAGGTAGTTTTGGTTTTTACTTCAAATTATTTCactttaacatttttatataaagattaaataatttaaaaatacataagtttttaattaatattaattaggatTATCTATATTGCTTATAAAAGTAGtagttgtttttcacttttttatttccaGAAATACCCTTATCAATCCTAATAATCAATTTAAAtgagaatataatttttttcatttagttgGGATTTTAATTAGTTGATGTAACGAAAGTCATTCCTAAAATGATCATCACAGGtttaaaaagtaattcaaaattttaacattttcaatactaataatcaacttaaatataaatttaattttttcatttagttaGAGTTTTAATTACTTAGCTCTAACCATGGTTGAAATTATTATCACTAACCTAATTTAGgtaattccaaaatttaatatttttcatactccattttatttccaaaaatacccttatcaatactaataatcaatttaaatgataatatattcttttcaatttaaatgagaatatatatatttttttcatattacttGATGTAACGAAAACcattcataaaataattatcacaAACTTAAAaggtaattcaaaatttaatcttttcaatactaataatcaacttaaatataaatttaatcttttcatttagttagaattttaattagttAGACATAACTgaaattattcttgaaattaCCATTACAAACATAAAaggtaatttaaaatttaatattttctatactCATAATCAACTTAATtgggaatttaattttttttttatttcgttAGGTTAACAGAAGTCATTCATGAAATTGTTATACCAACCCtaaaaagtaatgaaaaatttaatattttcatctaccttcaatttttattatattaattgttataataaagatttaatttaagattttaattaCTTACTTAACAAAAATTTGTATGTTCAtaactttattttgattttatattcaaattcaatacttcatttatattcaaattcaatcatGAAAGTGCTCTTAAGAAACTATAAAGGAAAATGTTAATGTTTGTGAGAAACCATTCAAATTGGACATTCATCTTTGACACAACGATTTGACATCCCATCTAGCACAGCTACTTCGTCCTTTATAGTTAGGGTTTGTTAGGAATTCTCCCACAAatcagggttttttttttttctttttaataaaaaattttaaatattttaaatcatatttgagtgtgttttgagaaaataaataaaatatatttattacttatatttattattaatttttgctTCTTATCTTATCCTATCTTTCATtccatgaaataaattaatttattttaaaaaaattatatgaaactttttactttttatcaCTATAATAgtgattttcatttattttgaaatatttaaatcttttaaacttttatatttaattaaataatagtgaattaataataacacttattatattatagataattattgaataaaaagttttatCACTCgtttacattatttatttaaataaatttaaattttattaagaaaagtacaacattattttaaaaatattaagattttgatataaaatttaccaaaatgataaaataaaataaaaatctgttgagattttaattcttttgatttttctttaaaatatttttataacaaaacttatttttcctttatattttttccaattgattgaataatttgatatattatataattttctttgatataaaattatttaatttaatctggattctattttctatttttttcttaatccaCAAATTTCTTActcaaattaattcatttttgttcttatttttattaaaaatctcttatatatatatatatatatatatatatatatataaatatttagactatatataaaataattaactcaattttttttttttttacaaatttagtgtaaaagaaataaacaatgtgtttaaattaaaattggaaaatgttATTGCTAAAGACCAAGGTggtagttatttttttaatctaagacaattggttaaaaaataattttattatcataaaatttggtgTTGAAAAGTATAATGTTAGTTATATCTAAtcccaattattttttaaatttggtttCATGTTTAATTGAATTATTTGACTTTTAATCTCTACTTGACTTGTATATGACTCTTGGAAGAATAAATTCATatactaattttatttgttagatttttttcatattctctcACGTGTTTTGGCACATGTACACTTACTATGATTAAAAGGATCATTGAAAACCCACATTTTGAAATTTCACCCTCCATCTTATTTTGACCTTATTCGGATAAAAATATCCTCATtactttcttataaaaataacccTCTCTTTTAAACCCTATATacataaatacttgaaataataataaaaaaattatgtcaaaattggattgttttttaagtaaaaatatggGAAGAGTTAGATTTAGATCATTCCATCTCTTTTATCCAATTAATTCTActaattatgtttaattttctttccttttttttataataaacctAAATATAAATCCCCGGGTTCATGGCATGACCATGCATAAGGAAATGAAACTCttaatttcttctcttttcgATCTCAATAGAACTCTATCATCTAAATAGAgtcttacaaataaatttgttttgtaaatacACTAAACCAAAATTGATTTCGatctataaaattcatttttttaaaagaattattaaacatatttatctAAAACCtctttaaaaacatattttataaaaataaaataaaaaatacatcaaTAGAAgccaattataattaaaattatatttacacCAAAGCTTAAGAAATCTACCTTTTAAGCTTTCAAATAAATCTTGGTGGTTCTCAACCAACccacataaaaaagaaagaaagaaaaaaaaagaaagaaaaaattgtctTGTTAGTTGTTACCAACCATCTACCTAAGGAAAAATAACAAAACccattatcataaaaataaaataaaagattaaaagatATCAAAACTTTTGACCACATTATATATCAATCAATTCCAATTTCATATTGACATCTCGATATTCAATGACATCTTGAGATTTAGTGTAAATATACTGAACCACgattgatttcaaatttcataagacaacatatattttatctataaaatttattttaaaaaaaaatcattaaatggGCTTATCTAAAACACCCATTATAGTTAAATATATCCGCACCAAACCTTAATCGATCTaaatgaaattttccttttcaacctttcaaataaatattggtGGAACTCAACCAACCcacacaaaaatgaaaaaagaacaaagaaaaatgtctTTTACCAACCCATCTACCTAAGGAAAATGAACAAACCCAttaccataaaataaaataaaagattaaaagatATCAAAGCTTTTGACCagagtatttaaaaaaaaaaaaaggtttcatttaatatacataaaaaaaaatcaattcttttttctaaaaCCCTTTTATAAAAAGCCAACACCTTTCGTTTAACAATTGATTCATATTTATCCCCATCTTCACGAATAAAGACACTTTTTCTTTATACCATTTTCAGTCACAATCACAATAAGCTCCACCCTTATCCAAATTCCATACTAGTAAAAGAATTCAGTATCCCAATTTTTTTATCCATTCTCTAACTTGCAGTGTCATGCCAATAATGGCAACTTCAGTGAACCTCCCACATGGCTTTGCccatatgtttaaaaaatagaaatagggTATAAAATTCACAGTAATGTTTTAACAAACTAAATAGTCGGCTGTCACATCTCTCTTACATAAGCTCACAAAAAGACAAGTGTTGACTGACTTCTAGAAGAAAATCAGCATTTGCTGCTAGGAGATGAGGATAGGGACCAAGAGGCTGTTGTATTAAAATACAAGGTCAGTATCTAGCCAgcatgtggaaaaagctttagTGGTGAGAGTGTCACCAAAGATCCTCCACAAGTGGTCACTGTGAGGATAATCAGTCTCCGGAGTGTGTCCCACTCACAAGAAGAACGCCCAGATGTCTATGAAATGCCCTTTTCCCCTATCATCCTGGGCAATGAAAAGGGGAAACTTCTAGGTAACCAGGTTTTGGAATTTGGTAGGTTTAAATTGGTATCTATGCAGTAAAGGGCATAAAAAAACAAGGAAGAAGAAACAAGAATTCAGCATGCTGTCTAAATTGCAGTAAGGGATCAAGCACAATCTGGGACTGAACAATTATTTCATGAAAGGTTAGTCCCATATAAAACAAGACAAAAGCAGCAGGCAGAGATTCAGAATCTAAACCCAGCTGTATAGCAATTAAGTTTATGCTTTGGGTGTCATAATTATGTTGTTctcatagaaaagaaaattccatTATCTACAAGGAGGGGTGGCTGAAGATGAGGAACTATGCTCTCCACATGATTCATCTCACAAATAATGACATCAAAGCACATTATTGTTCTTTACATGTATCCCGAAACACAAGGTCTCCTTACCCCAACCTCCCCCATCTTCTACAATAAACACAAAGACAAGGGTAGGCCTGGTAGAGAATGTGACAAACTTTCCACTCTAGCAAAAGCACTTACAACAGAGCAAACTGCGATTTACACCGAGTCTACAGCTTCAACCTGTTGCTGAGCCAGATATTTCTCTCTGCGCTCTTTCTGGTAAAAGATAATAGTTAGATGAAAGTCAggtaagaaagttttgaaatcGAGTCAAATGAAAGCATTTATGATATCCTTACCCATTCATCTATGACTAGACCTTCACCAATAACACGGGGGCCTATCTCTGGTGGAGGTTTCTTGCGTGCTTCAACCGCAGCCTCAGCTTCAGCCAACTGACGCTTTAGTTTTTCTAATGCCTTAAAAGGAAACAACCACAACACATTATTGGCATATTCATCGTGTAACTTGAACAAGCATGAATCATAGAAactatcaaaattatttaatttcaactTACAGGACTAGGGCGCTCCACATCTAAGAAGACAACATGCAAAATTCGCTCAACAGATACTTTCTCCTTTTGCTCATCAAACTGTAAAATGTTAGTTCAGCATCAATCTACATCCTTTCAGCAATTAGATTATCAAACAGAGCTTCTACTATAACCATTATTACAcccaaaaattaaaagaagttcACAATTCAGGATGATATCCACAGGTTAAACTGCACTTAGTTTTCAATTATCAATCTCATCCAGAGCAATACCGCATGTTGCAGTCCCCCAAAAGGGAGGAAAGGAACAAGAAAATCTAAGGAATTTTTTAAGTCTTAGTGCGAACATTCAATTGCTCTATAAATTTTTCGacaaatttttttaccacttctAGAAATCCATGTGAATCTTTTTGTTCCATCATATGAGTATACGCTTTTCCGTCTTCCAtaatgtctctctctctctctccctctctgtTCTAgactatatattataaaatatttgcaaCAAAtttttgatgaactttttgTTAACTTCTAGAAATTTGTCTTAGTATTTGTATGGCAACTTATAAGAACTCAAAGTAATATCATAATCTGCATTTTTAGTATGAGTAGTAAAACTAAAGCCCTTACTGAGGCATCAACTCACTTAGTACACACAGCCAAACCACATGCCACTCGCATTAGACACTTTCCAAAAGTTGGAAGCAACAAAATAACATTATTAATAAGCAGAGCCATATAACTCACCAGTTCAGGTACATAGTCCATTCCTGCTTTCACCTTCAAGCTCATTATCTTAAACTTAACATTGCTCTTCTGATCAAGttgtttctcatttttctcattgtTCTCAGGATGCTCCATGAACTTGAAAACTGTTAATCAGattcaaaatataaagaaaaattaaaaaaaaaaaaaaaacaaaagttaaaCATTTTGGGTAATCCATAAACTCAACCCATGTCAAACTCCAACAATTCCACTGACCAATGAGAAGTTGAAAATTACTGAGGGAAAGAGGACAAAGTAAAATCTTATTACCAGTTGCAATAATGCTTTCCCCAGGAGCAAGAATGCCGCCAGGAGGGCGCATGTAACAGCTCTTAGGTGCGGTAGTTTGGAACTACAGTGGGATAAACAAACCAGTTAGTTCCTTCAATGAGATAGTCACAGTTATAGCAGATGGACCAAAGATTCAGTGGCATTTAAACTTCCCATAGATATTTGACAAGCCCATTGCATTTCAAAAACACAACAGCCTTATGTGTCTAAGAAAAGAATTCGTTTCAAACTGGAGGCAGGAAAACAAAGATGAGCTAAATGCTATTAAGTTACACAGGTAATTCACTGCAGATGCTGCATAAAACACCATGTGTTCTCTAAATTTCCATTAACATCCAGAAGCCTCATTAGCAGACACAGcattacataatatatataaaattcttCAACCAAAGCATGGACAATCCATGAAAGAGTTTCACTATCAGCTAGAAACTGtggaaatatataaatttttctaagaaaatACCTTGAAGGCTACGTGAGACCTGCTAGTGTTTTTCATCCTGACGGCGCTCTTGACCTGTTTTCCAGGTTCATCTTCAAGATACACAAACACAATAAATAATCAGGCAAGATCGATAATAAGGCACCAAAATGAAATGGAGTTTCATGAACACTAAAGTGTGCAACTTTGTGTGCATCTGTGTGTGTTTTAAAACTATTACTTCTTGAGGACCCAACTGTCAAAATTGCCCAAGAAAAGCAATTGGAAAACAATTTACAACCAGTCCTCGCAATTCTGCATATTGATAAAGATCCAATTTTTTCACCCAGATTAAGTGAGCAGCAACCAGCTTAAGGCTGATTTGGGTATTATTCAAGCAAAATCACTTAACTTCCTCCATCTGGATGCTGAGGAAATGtagaacaaaagaagaaaattttccaGTCTTAACAATTGTTGCTActgaaaatcttaaaattttaaaattccattctaCCAAGTCAAATAGTTTAATTATGCCCAGCTGAGCAGAAAACTCTCCTTTCATTTCTCGAATTGGAAAATTCCAATACTCAGAAacttaaatttctttcttttttttccccaacaTTTTCTCGCTCATCACCTccatttagaaatggaaattcttTTGAGTCCCTTTTCAGAATCACttcttaaatatgaaaaaaaaaaactcaaccaCTCAACTAATTCGAGCAGTTATATCAGTAAGctgagaattttcttttctagctTGCCAATCATCTAACCACTTTCTcagcaaacaaacaaaaatgaaaaacgaGGATGCaagcaaatgaaataaaagaccaaaaacaaaaaataaaaaataaataaaaaataaaagattaaaaaaaattaaacaaaacccAAAGAAGCGAAGTCAATTGAGTCGTCCAAAAGCCAACAAATTAAGAACACAAGAACTAAAAGTCAAagagtaaaaaacaaaacaaaccacAACGACGACGTACAAGGAAAGTAGAGATTGTTCGCCGGATCAAGCCTGAGCCTCCGGCGAGTTGGAAGAAATGATCTCGCCACCGACGAGACCTTGCTCGGAGACGACCGCGTATCCGTGTCGTCCACGTGGCGGCGGCCCCTGATTTTATGCTGCTGAAAGTTTTGAGTCGACGACGACGACGGCGAACCGTTCCCTGATTGCCAAAACGGACAGAGCCGCCAGAGCTTCCCCTCCGATGACGGCTTG
Protein-coding regions in this window:
- the LOC100267563 gene encoding uncharacterized protein LOC100267563, whose translation is MGRFFSCLTRGGSATSKTKDSSEGDHSAGADEGGAVAAAAVVVELFSSQGCATSPEAELLISRLGRGDFGLGRPVMVLAYHVDYWDHMGWKDPFGSSQWTVRQKAYVEALKLDTLFTPQVVVQGKAHCVGNDEEALLSSIGAAPPIPAPTLQATFQRPSPDTLRVSITGALRTKVDSNGADVLVALYENGLMTDCPKGENKGRVLSNDFVVRRLEKLCTVKDISAKKTVTGTVNLTLWDSFNSSKCGIAVFVQNKSYHIFGSQNFELPDNL
- the LOC100243498 gene encoding vesicle-associated protein 4-1, translating into MGIADRRKPSSEGKLWRLCPFWQSGNGSPSSSSTQNFQQHKIRGRRHVDDTDTRSSPSKVSSVARSFLPTRRRLRLDPANNLYFPYEPGKQVKSAVRMKNTSRSHVAFKFQTTAPKSCYMRPPGGILAPGESIIATVFKFMEHPENNEKNEKQLDQKSNVKFKIMSLKVKAGMDYVPELFDEQKEKVSVERILHVVFLDVERPSPALEKLKRQLAEAEAAVEARKKPPPEIGPRVIGEGLVIDEWKERREKYLAQQQVEAVDSV